The following are from one region of the Salmo trutta chromosome 20, fSalTru1.1, whole genome shotgun sequence genome:
- the LOC115155686 gene encoding integral membrane protein 2B isoform X2 codes for MVIGEKGQGKDPEVALPVRQQSKAWCWCMCLGLALMLSGVVVGGAYLYRYYILEEGQVFVCGVKYREEDMMILEEEDVEVDLPSRFKMIQENIRVLEDQEVALINVPVPEFDDSDPADIVHDFQRRLTAYLDLFLNKCYVIPLNTSIVMPPKDFLELLVNIKAGTYLPQSYLVHEEMMVTERLEDVEQLGYFINNLCQGKDTYKLERRDRILGMQKREALNCHKIRHFENKFVVETLICEP; via the exons ATGGTGATTGGAGAGAAAGGGCAGGGAAAG GATCCAGAGGTGGCTCTACCAGTGCGTCAGCAGTCCAAGGCCTGGTGCTGGTGCATGTGCCTGGGCCTGGCCCTCATGCTGTCTGGCGTGGTGGTGGGAGGGGCCTACCTGTACAGGTACTACATTCTGGAG GAGGGCCAGGTGTTTGTGTGCGGGGTGAAGTACCGTGAAGAAGACATGATGatcctggaggaggaggatgtggaggtgGACCTGCCCTCCAGATTCAAGATGATCCAGGAGAACATCCGCGTACTGGAGGACCAGGAGGTGGCTCTCATCAACGTACCCGTGCCTGAGTTCGACGACAGTGACCCCGCCGACATCGTCCACGACTTCCAAAGG AGACTGACTGCCTACCTGGACCTGTTCCTGAACAAATGCTACGTCATCCCCCTCAACACCTCCATCGTCATGCCTCCGAAGGACTTCCTGGAGCTGTTGGTCAACATCAAG GCTGGTACCTACCTGCCCCAGTCTTACCTGGTCCATGAGGAGATGATGGTGACTGAGCGCCTGGAGGATGTGGAACAACTGGGATACTTCATTAACAACCTCTGCCAGGGCAAAGACACCTACAAGCTGGAGCGCAGAGACAGGATCCTGg GTATGCAGAAGCGCGAAGCTCTCAACTGCCACAAGATCCGTCACTTTGAGAACAAGTTTGTGGTGGAGACCTTGATCTGTGAGCCCTAG